DNA sequence from the Longimicrobium sp. genome:
GCGCGGCTGGCGAACATCCGTGAGCTCCCCGCCTGGCTCGCCGGCGTGGAAAGCCCAGGCTGACCAGAAAGAAGAGCGCCCCGGCGATGCTCGGCCGGGGCGTCTCTTTCTTGGACGGACAAGTGCGTCAGACGTTGAAGCGGAAGAGCAGGATGTCGCCGTCCTGGACGACGTACTCCTTGCCTTCCGACCTCATCAGCCCCTTGTCGCGGGCGGCTTTCACCGAGCCGGTCTTTTCGAAGTCGCCCCAGCCCACCGTTTCGGCGCGGATGAAGCCGCGCTCGAAGTCGCTGTGGATGACGCCCGCGGCCTGCGGGGCCCGCGCGCCGACCGGGATCTCCCAGGCGCGCACTTCTTTTTCGCCCGCGGTGAAGTACACCTGCAGCCCCAGCAGCCGGTACCCCACGCGGATCAGCGTGTGCAGGCCGGGCTCGTCCAGCCCCAGCGAGGCCAGGAACTCCTGGCGCTCCTCGGGCGGAAGCTCGGCCAGCTCGCTCTCGATCTTGCTGGAGATGGGGATGATCTCCGCGCGCTCGCCGCTGGCCTCCACCGAGGTGCGCAGGGCGCGGACGTGCTCGTTGTCGCCCTCGGGGAGGTCGTCTTCGGCCACGTTGGCCAGGTAGAGCACCGGCTTGCTGGTCAGCAGGTTGTACGAGCGCAGGATCTTCTGCTCGTCGTCGTTCGCCTCCACCACGCGCGCCGGCTGGCCCTCGCCCAGGGCGGTGTTCAGGCGCTCCAGCAGGCCCAACTCGGCCTGGGCGTCGCGGTCGTTGCCGCGGGCCGCCTTGCGCGCCTTCTCCAGCCGCTTCTCCACCACCCCCAGGTCGGCCAGCGCCAGCTCCAGGTTGATGACCTCGCGGTCGCGCACCGGGTCGACGCCGCCCATCACGTGCACCACGTCGGGATCGTCGAAGCAGCGCACGACGTGCACGATGGCGTCGGTCTCGCGGATGTTGGCCAGGAACTGGTTGCCCAGCCCCTCCCCCTCCGAGGCGCCCTTCACCAGCCCGGCGATGTCGACGAACTGCACCGTGGCGCGCAGCACCCGCTGCGGCTGCACCTTTTCGGCGAGCAGGTCCACGCGCGGGTCCGGCACCTCTACCATGCCCACGTTGGGCTCGACGGTGCAGAACGGATAGTTGGCGGCGTCGGCGCCGGCGGCCGTCAGCGCATTGAACAGCGTGGACTTGCCCACGTTAGGCAGCCCCACGATACCCAGCTTCAGCATATGTTGAACGCAGTCGGATTCGTCCCCAAACGAACAAGCCGGGCCTCAGATCTGAGAGCCCGGCCGAGCGCTGAACGTACACCCATCGGCGGGTGCCGTCAACCCGCGCACCATCAGCGGTATG
Encoded proteins:
- the ychF gene encoding redox-regulated ATPase YchF, giving the protein MLKLGIVGLPNVGKSTLFNALTAAGADAANYPFCTVEPNVGMVEVPDPRVDLLAEKVQPQRVLRATVQFVDIAGLVKGASEGEGLGNQFLANIRETDAIVHVVRCFDDPDVVHVMGGVDPVRDREVINLELALADLGVVEKRLEKARKAARGNDRDAQAELGLLERLNTALGEGQPARVVEANDDEQKILRSYNLLTSKPVLYLANVAEDDLPEGDNEHVRALRTSVEASGERAEIIPISSKIESELAELPPEERQEFLASLGLDEPGLHTLIRVGYRLLGLQVYFTAGEKEVRAWEIPVGARAPQAAGVIHSDFERGFIRAETVGWGDFEKTGSVKAARDKGLMRSEGKEYVVQDGDILLFRFNV